Part of the Hemitrygon akajei chromosome 16, sHemAka1.3, whole genome shotgun sequence genome is shown below.
TCAAGTTTCAAGTTCTAAGGTAcagacataaacacacacacaaggtgtAAAAGCCATGAAAATTAGTTTTCCATTGGAAACGCAGCTCAGGAAGCTTAGCTTCAGGCCAATGTTTTGAAACATTCTCTTTCTGCACAGTTGCTACCTGTTTTTATTTGTCCTTAAACATATTTAATTGTGCGTCTGGAAGAAAACACCTGTGTAGCAGAGTACATGTGATTGTACCAGTGCTAAAGTATTTGTATTATTTACTTTCAGTAAACTCAGATGGATCTGCACATGGACGTGATCCAGCCGTTAAGCGGCATTCAACCTCCTGCTTCCTCTCTCGGTAGCAGTTGTCTGGCCGCGTTATTTGTCGTCCGAGTCTTCACTATGATTGTCACCGCAAAAACCATTTGGAAAGACGACTTAGACGATCTGTTCTGTAACTCTACTCAAGTGGGCTGCCGTCAAGAATGTTACACCGAGTTTTCTGTTCTGTCGCCATTTAACTTCTTTGCGCTACAAACAGTATTTATTACCACACTGTTGATCGCCATAATCTTCAAGAAGAACCTGAGGCGGCACCATATCTCTGGCCAAACAGCCTGCAACAATTTGAGTATGCTTTCCAGAATACTTACTGAAGGAATGTTTCTCGTTCTATGGCATGTGATCTACCCTAGTTTATTGAGGAAATCTGCCTTTAACTGTGATATATTTCCCTGTGAGCCAACAGTGGTCTGCACTATGCTTGGAAATAGACAGAAAAACGCCTTTTCTGTGTTTATGTACATATGTTCTTTGGCTTGCATATTGATGTGTGTGATTGAAATGTTCACTGGCAAAAAAGCACATACTTTCTATAAATTACATCCAGGCCTTTAAAATGTAATAGCCTCACTACATCTGTTATATGCACTTTTTTCAAATGGATTTGATTACACTGTACAAGGAAGATGTCCCTTcagaatacttttgggtgtatcttatggatattGCAGTCACAGAGAAACTGTTATCGGGGGAACTGGAATTTATCAATGGTGGATGACTAGTGgtagtagtctctcgaagtccgaGGAAGACGGATGTGTTGCGCAATTAACGTCTGTGGGCATGCATACAACTTCCGAGGTCGAA
Proteins encoded:
- the LOC140739799 gene encoding gap junction beta-1 protein-like encodes the protein MDLHMDVIQPLSGIQPPASSLGSSCLAALFVVRVFTMIVTAKTIWKDDLDDLFCNSTQVGCRQECYTEFSVLSPFNFFALQTVFITTLLIAIIFKKNLRRHHISGQTACNNLSMLSRILTEGMFLVLWHVIYPSLLRKSAFNCDIFPCEPTVVCTMLGNRQKNAFSVFMYICSLACILMCVIEMFTGKKAHTFYKLHPGL